The nucleotide window GCAGGTTGTGCTTGCCAGTGGGGAGCCCATGGCGGGCAGCGATTTCGCACCGCGGGCACAGCTGGGAGCACACCGGGCGATCGCGCCCTCCAAGAGCCGTGGTGCAGACCCCGAGCACGGGAAAAGCTCTGGCGGCTTTGCATACGCCATGCGAACCTCCAGCACCGAGCAGCCCCTCGCCCACGGTgcggcagagccccccccccaccatggaGCATCCTCCCCGCCCCGCACCCACCACTGGACAGGGTGGCCGAGGGTTGCCAGGCAACGGGAAGATGCTTTTTCAGACCAAAACGATAAATCGACAGCTGGGTCAGGGGCGGGGAGGGAcgcagctgggctggggctgcctggggagcactcgaggctcccccagccccaacaGTGCCCAAAAATCCAGAGAGGAGAAGCAGTTGTTGCAGCCCCACTCAGCCAAAAGCTGCTCTGGTCCCAACCACCGCCGAGGACCCCTGAGCATCAGCTGAGGACGGCACTCGGCCCCGGGATGCCCCTGCCCGGCTGCGGGACAGGGTAGGGACAGGGTGTCCTCCCGCGGGGATGGCTCCGCTGGCCTCCTCCCTGGGGAACCCTCCCCAGCGAGCCCTGGCCCCACTGCACACCCCATATGAGATTGAGCCCCTAAtctgccctctccctccctcgCCAGCCATCACGCACACAGCTAAATGAGCTCCAGGCAATTTTCTCAGAAGTTGAATCCTCGCATTGTGGGAACACAGGACTAAAAATAGCCGAGGCCTGTGTGCACGTCTCACCCAGGTGAATCTTGCTCTGGAGATAATGGTAAAGGAGGCTGCCACCGGCTCCTCTGCGTCCAGCCATCTGCCCCcactctgcctcagtttcctgcAGGGATCTTGCTGCCCAAACATGTGCTGTGCCATCCCCCAGAGCAACCTGTGCgcggctgcagcagcctggggaccCCTGGCcagagaaacccctgtgcaggGGAAAGCTCCTGGAGCTCAAACATCCCTAGGCATGGGCATCGCCAGCAATGGGCAGAGGTGCCCTTGGTCTCTCACCTGGCAGCCTCCAAGGGCTGCGCTTCATCTGGGCATCCTCCGTCCCGAGGGGCTGCGCTGTGGAGAGGGGACGTATCCCCCTGCTCCCCGCCCTGGCCACCACCAGCATCTTCCAATTCAGAGACTCATCTCAGCCCAACCCCAGCCCTCCCGGGTCCAGCCCAGGGTGCAGAGAAGTAGCCGCATTTCCTTCCCACAATGACTCAATTACAAATTCAGAGTTAAATCTTCTCCCACAAGACACCCCCCTCCACCCCTGTGACTACTTCCACTGCTTTGAATGTTGAACACTTTCCAGGGATTTTTCGTGTGTTCAGGCTGACCCCATCCACTCTAGTTCAGACTAACTTAATCAGCCTCATTTTATTGCTAACTGCTGTAGTTTTACACCTCTAGAAAAAGGCACTGCTTAAGTTATTGGCGCCTGCCAAGCTCTCGCCACGCTGCTTTCTCTGCCCCtgtgggggcaggaggagagagggtgGATCTGTTTAGTGCTCCCAGCCTTTATTTCTatcaaaaatgacaaattattaGAATGGTGGAAAttagaaaaatggcatttaggTAACAGACAAAcctccctcttttcttcagTGGCATCTGGTTAAAAGCAGATTTGGAAGTgaaaggtgggaaaaaaacagggtAATCTGCTGAATGCTGACAGCTAGGCAGGGGGGCTCCccgggggggcaggggagggaaacGGCCCGGGGGACACCCTGAGAGCAGCTCATCCAACACCCGCATCGCTCACACCGCGGAGCACTTGGGAGACATGTCCTGGCAGCACCGTGGCAGGGGCACAGCTGGACAGAAACCATCAGGTTTGTTTTCATGCCACAACACTGCCGGAGCAGATCACCACTGCTGTGCAGGAGCTGGCCTGAGGTGCCAGGGTTTTGCTGGGAAAATGACtgtgaaatgcagaaagcagcagggagagcttTCCACCCTTGCGCTGCCATGGGGCCAGAGCTCAGCTGTGCCCCAGAGAGACCCCTGAGGGTCTCCTGGAGCTCAGAGTTCCCCCATGAGGACAGCCCCTGTTCTGTCGGTGCTGGGCACCCGGCCCCCTGCGAGGGCAGCGCTCCAGCCCACGCAGCCCACTGCTGACGGGGAGCACAAAGACATCATCATATCTTTAATCACCAGCACTGCCGAGAAGGAGCGCAGAGgccaggctgggggagctggcgaggaggaggaaggactcCCACTGGAGCATGGGAAGGGGCTCTCCCTCGCCACAGCCCCGTCCTCATGCAGACgctgccccagctcagctctgccccagccgGGATGGCCCaggtcgtccccccccccccctcgcagGAACAGCCCCTTTCCCCACATCCCCTGTTCTCCCTGGGAGATTTGCTCCCACCTCATCCCACGGCTGGTCGGCAGCACCAGGAAAGAGCTTTGAGCCCCTGCAAGGCTGTCAGGAATGGGCAGCACCACCCAGAAGAGCAGTCGCTGCTCTGTGGCTGGGCAACCCCAggcacccagctctgctcccccacccctccacTGCACAGCAAGCCAGTGTGGAAGGTAACAGGGCCCGGAGGATGCCACAGCCACGGCAATAAAAAGCATAGGGAATGCCTTGGGGAAACCAGGAGCCAGGGCACCACCTGCATCTGTTTTAGAAATGACTTTATTGCACTAAAAAGGGGAAGTCATCTGTAAACAAACATTCCATTCAggtaataatatattttttcactCCAAAAATGCATCATTAAATCCAGCCACAGAAATATCAAAGCAGGAACAGTAGAAAATAGCTACAGGGGAGGAAAGACCCAGCCAGGCCACAGTCCCGGCTCCCACACTGCCTGCCCACCCACCGTGGGAGCAGGGCTCACAGCAGCACGTCCCAGGGCTCGACTCCAGCAATGCAGCCCTGGGACAGGTGGGGGGGCAGCACAAGCCCCCAGGCCCTTGGGTGTCCCCCCAGGGCCAGCCCCAACCCAAGGAGCAGCCCAGGGCCCTGCTCTCAGCATCCCCCTTCCCCGAACCCAAAGgggcacagctctgccatgGAGGATGCGtcacccccccccaactctCTCATAGAGCACCAAAATCTTTGCCCAGCTCCTGTTCTCCCTCCCCTTGCAGCCTgctgggtgccccccacccccagcagtGCCTGGGTCCCACCAGCCCCTTGCAGGCACAGACCCCTGGGGACCGCAGGGCACTGGTGAGGGGTGCACAGGGCTGTcgggcagcagccagctgggcagggtccccttcctgccccaggACTGCTCAGGGACATGGCCCATCTCCCCATCCCACTCTCCCCAGAGCCCCCATCTTCCCCCAGGGCGAGCCTGGGCACTCAGGGGCCAAGGAGTGTCCCCCATGTTGGCTCCTGGGGGAGCGGTGGGAAGCCGCAGGTGGGAAACCCCCCGTGAAGGAGGGATGTGTCTGCTCCTTACATCCTGCACGGTTTGTTTTCAGCCACAAGCTCGACAAACAGCCACGATCACCCCAAATCCCCCCGACATGCAAACACCGTGCTATCAGAACCATGCCTCGCGTACCTGAAACATATTTACAGACATAAGTAAAACACGCTGGGAAAGATCAGCCTCGGATATAAACAGCCAACACTGAAATCTGCCATCTGCTGCAAAGGACAAAGAAGGAACATCAACTGCCACCGACAGAGGTTAATACAGAGGGACacatgtgtgcgtgtgtgtccACGCGTGCTGCAacaggcagggacaggagcaCTGCGAATTCTGCTCCCTTCCACAGAAACATGCAGAGCCCGATGCAATGGGTAACACCACACCAAACAACAACAAGGTGTCTGTTTTAGCCATCCGCAGAAATGCCCTGGCTGGCATTTCTCCCACTCCCAGTGCCTTCAGCCAGTCGACTGGGATGGCAGGGACGGATGGGAAGCGGTGGGAGCACCCCACTCCGCCCAAAAGGGAAACTGCAGAGCCAGTCCAGTCCCTTTGGGGAGCTGTGTCCCGCCGGGCACAGGGTCTTCATGGCCCCATGGGACACATCCCTCCGGCCCGGCGGGTGCAGCTGCTCACAAGCCCCCGAGCCCCCACAGGCAAGGGAGGACAGAGGGTAGGGGAGCCTCagcctgcctcctgcccagcaACACCAGGGGATGTCCCCAGTGCCAGCCAGACCGCCAGCACACAGGGAGGCTACTCCTGTCGCCTTGGCTTTTGTCAGCAAGGACGTCTGCTGGGACACTGCCCGGGACCACCCATGTGCCCAGGGTGAGGGGTCCCAGGCCCCCCATGGCAGTGGCAGCTCCTGGCATCTCCCTCCCatgggcaggggacaggcacAGGCAGCCGCCTGGATTTGAGCAAACCCAAAGCCCCTAAAGCTCCATGAGCCATTTCCTGCAGGGGGTCAGCAGCGGGGGACActgctgggggtgggcagggagggtaTCCTGGGAGGCTGCAGGTGTCAGACCAAGCTGACTTGCACATCTGTGCAGTCCCGCAGGGCTGGGAAAAGTCCAGGAAAGGCTCAAAAACCACAAACCTGACTCATCCCCCCGGGTCACCTCCCTTGGCCCACTCTTGGGTCACctctgcagtattttctctgcagtttccaAGACTAGAAActtgtcttttaaattaaagccGAGATTGATGGTACCACCTGACTCCAGGAGCTGGGGCTTTGAGAGAGGTGGCAGTAAGTATGCTACAGAGATCTACCCACCTCCAAACTTCGTGCTGGCCAGCTGGAGACCACAGGCACCAGGGAGGGAAGAGCCCAGCAGTTGACATCCATCCTTCCCGGTGGAGATGGGGCCGGTACCTCCCCGCTGGGGTCCGGGAGATGCAGCCCcaagagggagcagggagagagcagaggggagaggctgcagctgccagccctgcctgctctaCTGCAGGAGGGCTGGTGCTGGCAAAGCCCCACAGCAGTGCCgcccctggggacccccatgCTCTGCCACGGCCCGTCCCTCCTCCGAGGGCCCTTCCAAGCCCTCctccagcagggctgggggacaaGGCCAGCCtccccccctcgccccggccccacaggcaggcagctccCTCCGGGGCTGGCAGCAAGCGCCTACAGGCAGGACAGGAGGGCGGTGAGCGGCAGCTCCTTCTCTCCCAGCAGCGTGTCCCGCTTAAGGCTGCTGCCCTTGTTGACCACCTTGAGCTTCAGGGACATCTTCCTGGCGTGGCCGGGGCCCAGCCCATCAAAGAAGAAGTCCTCGTTGAAGATGGGGTTGCGGCTGTTCTTGACGATGGTGCTGCgctgcttctgcagcttccCGGGGTTGAGGCACAGGGAGACGCAGCAGTTGATGCTGCGCAGGTCGACGAGGGCATCGTAGAGGTCCTCGGCGGAGACGAGCCGCACGCGCAGCCGGGCGTTGGAGGGGTCGTAGTCAGCAGCCAGGCGCAGGCTCCCACCCTGGCTGAGCCGCAGGCTGCGCTCCCGGTCACGGCCTGGTGGCAGGTCcaggggcagcagggcagcgGGTGGCTGCCCCCCAGCCGGGGCGCTCCTGGCGCGGCGCTGGGCGCTGGGGCTGGTGTCAGCTGAGCTGTCGTCAGTGGACAGCGAGCTGTTGCGGGCCACTGAGTGCTTCAGCTTGATGACCTTGGACTGGCTTTCCTGGCTGAAGATCTTCAGCAGGGAAACAGAGCGGGAGAGCAGCGGGGAGCCGAAGGGCGAGGACTCGGCTGAGGAGCACGTGTCGCTTTCACCACCGCTGAAGTAGCGGCCGGGGTGCATGAGGGCTGCGCCCAGGTCAGCGGGCGCCCGGGGCCCACTCTCGCCATTGAGCTTGGCTCTGCGCTGGGCACTGGGTGAGGTGGCCGGCGAGGGGCAGAGGCTGCTGTGCTCACTGTGGAAAAGCGACTCTTTGCGCCGTGTGTGGGGACTCTCCACCAGCGTGGCAAAGCCATAGGAGGTCTGTGCCTTGGGCACGTAGGGCAGCGACATGGCCGTCTGTGCCTGCGGGTCCACGTTGGTGCCAAAGCCCCCCTCAGCTGTCCAGTCCTCGGCACTCTCAATCTGGATGATGTGCCGGCCAGCAGCCCGTGGCCGGGACCGGCTGGACGGCCGTGGGCTGCGTGGGGGTTTGCGCCCGGCCAGGTCCTGCTCTGAGGCTGAGGGGCCCAGGGCGGGCGCTGCGGGGGGCTCAGGGCCCTCGGCCTCGGCGGGCGCTGCACTCAGCTTGGGTGGGATGAAGAAGTCGGGGATCTTGTCAGGGGTGAGGACGTTGCTGTAGCGGGACCCCCGAGGGGACTCTTCCGGCCCCGCACCCCGGGACCCACCATTCTCCGCCACACCGCGCAGCCGCTCCAGGAGCCACATGTTGCCGCTGAGTGTGGGGCTGGAAGAGACCCAAAGGGTAACGCTGTCACCGGGGGCCGGGCACCGGCAGCCCGGAGCCATCAGCCTGGAGGGTGAGCAGCGGCACAGAGAGACTGGGACCCTCCAGCCCAGGGGGACGGGGACAAGGATAGGAGGGAACCGGCCACACCGAGGGACACGGGGACCCGCCAGCCCGGGGTGGGGGACGGGAAAAAACCGGCCGCGCCGATGGGCACCGGGACCCGCCAGCCCGGGGGTGGGGAACGGGAAAGAACCGGCCGCGCAGAGGGAAACGGACCCGAGGGACACGGACCCGAGCGatgggacgggacgggacgggacgggacgggacggccGCGGCGCACGGGGAGCCGCTGCCGGCCGCGACGCTATGCGATGCGATGCCCGGACGAATggaccgaccgaccgaccgaccgaccgaccggCGCCGCCGCGAGCGGGAAGTTGCCGGGAGCCGCCGCACCTGgagcggagccgccgccgccaccgcagcccgggcggggcgggcgcggacGCGCTTTTAtacggcggcggcggcggcggcgacggccCCGCTCCttccccgcgccgccgccgtAATCCTCCGAGCGCGGCGCCCCCGCATTTCCCCGCGCCGCGCCCGGCCGGACCgagaccgggaccgggaccgggaccgggaccgggaccgggaccgggaccgggaccgaGCCGGGCCGAGCGGCCCCGGCGTGCTGATGCTCGGGGGATGCGGGGGCCCGGCCCCGGGACAACCGGCCGCCTGCCCACGGGAGCGCCGGAGCTGGGATGGGACCGGGAGAGCAGGGGCTCTGAGCCGGGATGAGGGCGGGAGCGGGACGGCAGCAGCCCCGTGGCCCCCCCAGAGCCCTCCCGCCCTGAGCGCGATCGGGGGCCGAGGCCAGCGGGATGGAGCCGTTCCCTCCCCCGCCTCAAGCACAGCCCGCTCTCCCCTCCGAGCTCTGGAGCTCGTCAAAGCGCTGGACAAAGCCAACAGCACTTGAGGGGGCTTGGAGCTCAAGGACTCCCCGAGTGCGTTAAGTGGTTTAGTATCGTGGCTGGAGGAGTCGGGGGAGACAGTGCCACATGTCACACGTCTCACTGGCACCTGGCGGGGACAGTGCTGGGGCAGGATACGGCCCAGGTGGTGCTGGGGGCACCAGGGGCAAAACATCAGGAGGATCCACGGGGCATCACTGCAGGCCCCAGTGCTGCGGGGgggcaggagcggggcaggaggctCAAACCAGGGTGATCGGCCCCAGCCCAGGTACCGCGTGGGTTTATAGccttggggacagggatgcACCAAGCAGGATGGTGGCACGGACAGGGGCCGGCAGCTGTTCCTTCCTGGCTGCTGCCCTGTGGATGCCgtcaggctgcagggaaggcaCCGTCATCTCACAGCAGTGCAGGGCTGGGAATAATCGCCAGGAAGGAGAGCCGGGCATGGTGAGCTCTTCGGCAGGGGCTGCTGCAACCAGGCAGCGACCGCGAGAGGTGGGAGGTCTCAGCTCCCTCTGCATCCTGACTCCTAGCTGATAAAAAGAGCCAGCCGGCCGTGCCGAGCTAGACTGAGGgccagcagccagctctgccagcgCCTGGGAAAGGTGGCAGGAGAGAAGGTCCCCAGGTCCTGGGGGAACAACCCTCCTCCCTCTCTGGAAGCAAAttgccctcccctctccctgcacccccccagTTTTGCCAAGTGCCCTCCACCTGCCATGCCCAGGCCTCTCCTAGCAGTGAGCGGGTGGTCCCTGGCAGGGTGAGCACGCTGATTTATGGATTTTCTTGGCACATTGCTCAGCCTGACCAGGAGTACTGGCTCAGGCCAACTGCAGACCCTCACTGGGAGTGGGCCCTTTGGCACAGCTGCCCCTCGCTGGCACAGGAGCAGACCTGGGAAAAGGTGCTGGGACCCTCCGAACAGGGCGCGTGGGGATCAGGAACCAGCCAGGACCTGGAGGGCTCTGGGCAGGGGTGTCTTGTGGGTGGCAGTGGGGAAAGGGGACAGTGGTGTCCTGCCTGGACACTGGGCACTGCACTGCAAGGGCGCTGAGTCCTGGGTCCCATGGTGGGGGAAGAGGGCAGATGGAGCTCGGGAGAGGAAAACGAGGCTCACAGGAAGGGGAGGCTGGTGAACAAAAGGCTggtgtttgcttttcctccctgccctggcacaACAGTGGGTAAACAAGGTGCAGAAATAGTTGGGTTCCCTTGAGATAACAAAGAACGCTGGAGCTGGGCCAGGCCTGCCCACTTGGCTCAGGGCCAGCCATCTGTGGGacatggaggggagcagggtgcTTGGAGCTGCCTGCACTGAGCTTGCCTGGGCTCAGCTCGGGGCAGGGCTTCCAGGTTTGAGGCAGGAGAGGAGTTGCAGCAGTCAGGCAGTGATGCTGAGGTCCAGAATGCCCCAGTTCCCACTGAAGGGACGGCAGGAGAGACCCTGTGCTCATGGCAGGAGCTGGCATGGGTGCTTGCATCTCTGGCACCCTGGGGAcatgggctgtgctggggacatCCCTTCCcggcagtgcaggcaggggctgcagccagccccactGCCGGCACAGGGCTGCCAGAGACCAGCACTCGCCTGCGGCACTGTGCTGCCACAGCCACTGCATGCACTGGGAGCTGCCAGACCCAAAACAGAAACAGGCAGAGAACAAACGCTTGCAGGGCCAGCAGAAAACAAGGTTTCCAGGGCCTCTAAAATGGGCTCTGGACTCTCACTTGGCACAGCAACATGGAGCCAGGAGAGGTGCCTTTTCTTGCCGTCTCCCCCTCATCCAGGGCTCTCCGTGGATCAGGCAGCATGGGATGCCAGGAGGGGTCAGCTCTCGGGGCTCCAGAGCTACTTCCCCAGGCAGCGTGATGGGGAGTCAGACAAGGGCTAGGCGAGGTGGACAGGGGTCCCTCATGCTGGGCTGGAGGCTGCCGGAGGCATGTGGTGCCTGGCAAGGCCTGGGCATGGCACCATGGGTGAGCGACGCCTGGCTGGGGacactgctggggctggggacgctggcagggctggggaaagggCTGGTGGAGCTGGCAG belongs to Aquila chrysaetos chrysaetos chromosome 12, bAquChr1.4, whole genome shotgun sequence and includes:
- the C2CD4C gene encoding C2 calcium-dependent domain-containing protein 4C gives rise to the protein MWLLERLRGVAENGGSRGAGPEESPRGSRYSNVLTPDKIPDFFIPPKLSAAPAEAEGPEPPAAPALGPSASEQDLAGRKPPRSPRPSSRSRPRAAGRHIIQIESAEDWTAEGGFGTNVDPQAQTAMSLPYVPKAQTSYGFATLVESPHTRRKESLFHSEHSSLCPSPATSPSAQRRAKLNGESGPRAPADLGAALMHPGRYFSGGESDTCSSAESSPFGSPLLSRSVSLLKIFSQESQSKVIKLKHSVARNSSLSTDDSSADTSPSAQRRARSAPAGGQPPAALLPLDLPPGRDRERSLRLSQGGSLRLAADYDPSNARLRVRLVSAEDLYDALVDLRSINCCVSLCLNPGKLQKQRSTIVKNSRNPIFNEDFFFDGLGPGHARKMSLKLKVVNKGSSLKRDTLLGEKELPLTALLSCL